A section of the Cololabis saira isolate AMF1-May2022 chromosome 16, fColSai1.1, whole genome shotgun sequence genome encodes:
- the irf2bpl gene encoding probable E3 ubiquitin-protein ligase IRF2BPL, which produces MSPPQLSSARRQSCYLCDLPRMPWAMIWDFTEPVCRGCVNYEGADRVDFVIETARHLKRAHGFQEGRREGRSPAGGSPQPQHQHQQPGKSPALLAGKEPPAADGAGKSGGDRYSFAADSRARFDYPGVSCSSRFDGPPELNPQSPNSRSRCSNGGQLPPNLLPHRAPQAPEKRPGSGSSSSEPERDKQRNAEALAELADSLRGRQEDWAGRPKPVRDLLLALAACTPFQVRFKKDHGLLGRVVAFDAAAKPGSEHELRVFIEYPSGSGCVFSSASAAARQMYQDCMKELGRDLGRGLSSGFKYLEYEKKPGSGDWRLLGDLLPEPLRFFKEVPGEDMLPPAHVEGSCPLLPSSLVLPGTGRAAGSSRAGGRKRKASPEPDSVEGALKLLDEQQRQQWISSQTEALKLSMAGGSFSGPAAPPDPPQNGPSPMAALMTVTDTLGNSYSPGKDRDLVHSTTPSSRLSSSSSPMSPPSVSRASCSGDLDQSVPDPPLANSGPLCCTICHERLEDTHFVQCPSVPHHKFCFPCSRESIKAQGGSGEVYCPSGEKCPLLGSNVPWAFMQGEIATILAGDVKVKKERDP; this is translated from the exons ATGTCCCCCCCGCAGCTGTCCTCGGCCCGCAGGCAGTCCTGCTACCTGTGCGACCTGCCGCGCATGCCCTGGGCCATGATCTGGGACTTCACCGAGCCCGTGTGCCGCGGCTGCGTCAACTACGAGGGAGCGGACCGGGTGGACTTCGTGATCGAGACGGCGCGGCACCTGAAGCGGGCTCACGGCTTccaggagggaaggagggagggccGGTCCCCGGCGGGGGGCTCCCCGCAgccccagcaccagcaccagcagcccGGGAAGAGCCCCGCGCTGCTGGCCGGGAAGGAGCCGCCGGCGGCGGACGGGGCTGGCAAATCCGGCGGGGACCGGTACTCGTTTGCAGCTGACAGCCGGGCTCGCTTCGACTACCCGGGggtgagctgcagcagcaggttcGACGGCCCGCCGGAGCTGAACCCGCAGAGCCCCAACTCCCGCAGCAGGTGCAGCAACGGCGGGCAGCTGCCCCCGAACCTGCTGCCCCACCGAGCCCCCCAGGCCCCCGAGAAGCGGCCCGGGTCCGGCTCGTCCAGCTCGGAGCCGGAGCGGGACAAGCAGCGCAACGCGGAGGCGCTGGCCGAGCTGGCCGACAGCCTGCGGGGCCGCCAGGAGGACTGGGCCGGCCGGCCCAAGCCGGTGCGGGACCTGCTGCTCGCCCTGGCCGCCTGCACGCCCTTCCAG GTCCGCTTCAAGAAGGACCACGGCCTGCTGGGCCGCGTGGTGGCCTTCGACGCCGCGGCCAAGCCGGGCTCGGAGCACGAGCTGCGGGTGTTCATCGAGTACCCGAGCGGCTCCGGCTGCGTGTTCTCCAGCGCGTCGGCGGCGGCGCGGCAGATGTACCAGGACTGCATGAAGGAGCTGGGCCGGGACCTGGGCCGGGGGCTGTCCTCCGGGTTCAAGTACCTGGAGTACGAGAAGAAGCCCGGCTCCGGGGACTGGCGGCTGCTGGGGGACCTGCTGCCGGAGCCGCTGCGCTTCTTCAAGGAGGTCCCGGGGGAGGACATGCTGCCCCCGGCCCACGTGGAGGGGAGCTGCCCGCTGCTGCCCTCCTCCCTGGTGCTGCCCGGCACCGGCCGGGCCGCGGGCAGCTCCAGGGCCGGGGGCAGGAAGAGGAAGGCGTCCCCAGAGCCGGACTCCGTGGAGGGGGCCCTGAAGCTGCTGGACGAGCAGCAGAGACAGCAGTGGATCAGCAGCCAGACCGAGGCCCTCAAGCTCTCCATGGCCGGGGGCTCCTTCAGCGGGCCGGCGGCCCCCCCGGACCCCCCCCAGAACGGCCCGTCCCCAATGGCAGCGCTCATGACGGTCACGGACACGCTGGGGAACTCCTACTCCCCCGGCAAAGACAGAGACCTGGTCCACTCCACCACCCCGTCCTCCagactcagcagcagcagcagccccatGTCCCCCCCATCCGTGTCCAGGGCCTCCTGTAGTGGAGATCTGGACCAGAgtgtccccgacccccccctGGCTAACAGTGGGCCTCTGTGCTGCACCATCTGCCACGAACGCCTGGAAGACACCCACTTCGTCCAGTGTCCCTCGGTCCCCCACCACAAGTTCTGCTTCCCCTGCTCCAGAGAGAGTATCAAGGCCCAGGGGGGGTCCGGGGAGGTGTACTGCCCCAGTGGGGAGAAGTGCCCCCTGCTGGGCTCCAACGTGCCCTGGGCATTCATGCAGGGGGAGATAGCCACCATCCTGGCTGGAGATGTGAAGGTGAAGAAGGAGAGGGACCCCTGA